GGTTGGAACTGCTGGTGATGGAGCGCCATGCCGGCTTGCGCTTCGCCCCCGGCGCCACGGTCTTCCCCGGTGGGCGGCTGGAGGCGGCGGATCATGGGTCTCCGTGGCGCGGCCTCTGGCCCGATGGGGAGGCCCCGGACGATCTCGCGCACCGGGTCGCCGCCTTGCGGGAATGCGTGGAGGAGTGCGGCCTGCTGCCGTCCCGCGATCGGCCGCCGCCATCGGCCCTGGCGGAGTGCCGCCGGGCGCTGGCGGCGGGGGAAGGGTTCGTCGCGGTGCTGACCCGGCTCGGAATCGAGCCCGCCCTCGATCGCTTGACGGTGCTGGCGCGCTGGGTGACGCCGGAGGGGCTGCCGCGCCGCTTCGATACCCTGTTCTTCCTGGCTCCCGCGCCGGCGGGGCAGCGGCCGCTCTGCGATGGCGGCGAGGCGGTCGAGGTGCTGTGGGCGACCCCGCGCCGCCTGCTGGCGGAGGAGCGGGCCGGACGGCGGCGGCTGGTCTTCGCGACGCGGATGACGCTGTTGCGGTTGGCGGAATGCGCCGACATGGCGGCGGCGCTGGCCTGCGCCCCATCCCTCGGCAGGGGATTGCCGCCGCCGATTCTGCCGCGTCTGGTGGAAACCGCGGCCGGACCGGTGTTCCGGATTCCAAGGGGCTGCGGCTTTTTGCCGCTGGAGACCGCTGCTGAAGATGTTAGGCTTGGGTAAGAATACGAAAGATTTACCGGGTTTCCGCGATGTGAAAATTGCTCTATGGTCCTATTGTGCGACACGGAATGCGCAATCAAGCTTCACGCTGACGATCTGGACCGGATGCCGGTCCGCCGTGCGGAGCGGGAGGGGCGCTATGGATGTCGGGTTCATCAGGGGGGGAAAGATGGCCGATGCGATCGAAGACCCGCGATGGGCCAACCACCCCGTGCAATCGAATCCCTAT
This portion of the Azospirillum sp. B510 genome encodes:
- a CDS encoding NUDIX hydrolase, producing the protein MPETPPPSPVPPLPAATLILLRDGPQGLELLVMERHAGLRFAPGATVFPGGRLEAADHGSPWRGLWPDGEAPDDLAHRVAALRECVEECGLLPSRDRPPPSALAECRRALAAGEGFVAVLTRLGIEPALDRLTVLARWVTPEGLPRRFDTLFFLAPAPAGQRPLCDGGEAVEVLWATPRRLLAEERAGRRRLVFATRMTLLRLAECADMAAALACAPSLGRGLPPPILPRLVETAAGPVFRIPRGCGFLPLETAAEDVRLG